Proteins from a genomic interval of Bradyrhizobium sp. CCGB01:
- a CDS encoding PaaI family thioesterase, translating into MSNTPTTLPFEELAEAIKGRRSDYGHISGLQLDRFAPAEAWSSLPYRPVFVGDTDTGVLHGGVVTAMLDESCGMAVQLALDGTRAIATLDLRIDYQKPATPGLDIKAHSVCYRTTRSIAFVRSTAYQESEDDPVATATACFMIGANRTNMLADRRMDSRSIPMLEAPDDPDGPFASSPFARCLGIRVNDDGTLTMPFSPKIIGNPILPAIHGGMTGAFLETTAILGVRRELGIAALPKPIGLTVNYLRSGRALDTVANVSIVKQGRRIVAFEARAWQDDANKPIATAFGHFMLRPTPGSDEE; encoded by the coding sequence ATGTCCAACACTCCGACCACCCTCCCGTTCGAGGAACTCGCCGAGGCGATCAAGGGCCGCCGCTCCGATTACGGCCATATCAGCGGGCTCCAGCTCGACCGCTTCGCACCCGCCGAGGCCTGGTCCAGCCTGCCCTACCGCCCCGTCTTCGTCGGCGACACCGACACCGGCGTGCTGCATGGCGGCGTCGTCACCGCGATGCTGGACGAGAGCTGCGGCATGGCGGTGCAACTTGCGCTCGACGGCACGCGCGCCATCGCAACGCTGGACTTGCGCATCGACTATCAGAAGCCGGCAACGCCCGGCCTCGACATCAAGGCGCATTCGGTCTGCTATCGCACCACGCGCTCGATCGCCTTCGTACGCTCCACCGCCTACCAGGAATCCGAGGACGATCCGGTCGCGACCGCGACCGCGTGCTTCATGATCGGCGCCAACCGCACCAACATGCTGGCGGACCGCAGGATGGATTCACGCAGCATCCCGATGCTTGAGGCGCCCGATGATCCGGACGGCCCGTTCGCGAGCAGCCCGTTCGCGCGCTGCCTCGGCATTCGCGTCAACGACGACGGCACGCTGACGATGCCGTTCTCGCCGAAGATCATCGGCAATCCGATCCTGCCCGCGATCCATGGCGGCATGACCGGCGCCTTCCTCGAGACCACCGCGATCCTCGGCGTGAGGCGTGAGCTCGGCATCGCCGCGCTGCCCAAGCCGATCGGGCTCACCGTTAACTATTTACGTTCCGGCCGCGCGCTCGACACAGTTGCCAACGTGTCGATCGTGAAACAGGGCCGGCGCATCGTCGCCTTCGAGGCGCGGGCCTGGCAGGACGATGCGAACAAGCCGATCGCCACCGCTTTCGGCCATTTCATGCTGCGGCCAACGCCCGGAAGCGACGAGGAATAG
- a CDS encoding SCO family protein, producing the protein MAFSGNATRAMSEDEFAGLVNALAADPLRSAKLIDLLREEHPVYGGRGTATVVRMRGWILLALARSGLSDHALIFVLEELDTGIDAYLVAAAARALRSYAQPNESFAPFVVRALNQIRYHDEPMSFESYGEYATSSTGTSAVSELLATLAWLGPNARAVLPQLERWRAEPGLSRKRRIDLDRALQVIHGPADGVRSCCGGLPEGRNTSIRTSIARFESKSIDAIIMQDQDGKLLKFVEFFSGCPSIVVFFYTRCDNPLKCSLNVTKLARVQALLDAQGLARRIHTAAITYDPEFDRAERLRVYGKDRAVRMDEDHRMLRAIKGNDALREYFELGVNFGESLVNRHRIELYILDAAGRIAVAFERLQWDEEQIVSCAVETLNDRALR; encoded by the coding sequence ATGGCGTTCTCCGGCAACGCAACGCGCGCGATGTCGGAAGACGAGTTCGCCGGTCTAGTCAACGCGCTTGCCGCCGATCCGCTCCGCAGCGCGAAACTCATTGATTTGCTGCGCGAAGAACATCCCGTCTACGGCGGGCGAGGGACGGCGACCGTCGTACGCATGCGAGGTTGGATCTTGCTCGCGCTGGCGCGCTCCGGACTCTCCGATCATGCGCTGATCTTCGTGCTTGAAGAGCTCGACACGGGTATCGATGCTTACTTGGTTGCCGCGGCCGCCCGGGCATTGCGTTCCTATGCGCAACCGAATGAAAGTTTTGCGCCGTTCGTCGTGCGTGCCCTCAACCAGATTCGATACCATGACGAGCCGATGTCGTTCGAGAGCTACGGCGAGTACGCCACCTCATCCACCGGGACGAGCGCGGTATCCGAATTGCTGGCAACTCTGGCCTGGCTCGGTCCGAACGCGCGGGCAGTTCTGCCGCAGCTCGAGCGCTGGCGCGCTGAGCCCGGGCTGTCACGAAAGCGGCGAATCGATCTCGATCGGGCTCTGCAGGTCATCCATGGGCCCGCCGACGGCGTTCGATCATGCTGCGGTGGCTTGCCGGAAGGCAGAAATACCTCGATCCGAACGTCGATTGCTCGCTTTGAGTCCAAATCGATCGACGCCATCATTATGCAGGATCAAGATGGGAAATTGCTGAAGTTCGTCGAATTCTTCAGCGGCTGCCCATCCATCGTGGTCTTCTTCTATACACGGTGTGATAATCCATTGAAGTGCTCGCTCAACGTCACAAAACTTGCACGCGTCCAGGCATTGCTCGATGCGCAAGGTCTCGCCAGGCGCATCCACACGGCCGCAATCACGTACGATCCGGAGTTCGATCGGGCCGAGCGGTTACGCGTCTACGGCAAGGACCGTGCTGTACGTATGGATGAAGATCACCGGATGCTACGGGCCATCAAAGGCAATGATGCGTTGCGGGAGTATTTTGAGCTCGGCGTCAATTTCGGTGAGTCGCTGGTAAACCGTCACCGCATAGAGCTCTACATCCTTGATGCCGCGGGACGGATCGCGGTTGCTTTCGAGCGCCTCCAGTGGGACGAGGAGCAAATTGTGAGCTGCGCGGTCGAAACGTTGAATGATCGCGCCTTGCGCTAG
- a CDS encoding HEAT repeat domain-containing protein, protein MMATKRKVARKVSTRKKIAGAPALVQVAENTDDVQRRLKVLCDTSKPIEVRMAALQSLGAAAFSVANFESVNADYIAALREVSTDSHEQLRRRALGILTRNKDGFAQKKLLNGLKDPAKALLPPEKALQLLGNDVHTEAYSVARAIVKKPPNQEARREALRLLAADAKSAPLFEKVLRDKKELRENRQLAASALHSLNPEKLQQQALKILKDKSDYADIKATSLAALEQFGDDAALGKDKALMQSVNRFNSSKTPAKYKQTARRFLSKYGQ, encoded by the coding sequence ATGATGGCAACGAAACGGAAAGTTGCAAGGAAGGTCTCAACCCGAAAGAAGATAGCTGGTGCCCCGGCCCTAGTTCAAGTGGCGGAAAACACCGACGATGTTCAGCGCCGACTGAAAGTTCTGTGCGACACCAGCAAGCCCATCGAGGTGCGGATGGCCGCGCTGCAATCGCTCGGCGCGGCGGCGTTCAGTGTTGCCAACTTCGAATCGGTTAATGCAGACTACATTGCTGCCCTGCGGGAAGTCTCGACGGATTCTCATGAGCAGCTGCGGCGGCGCGCGCTTGGCATTCTCACGCGCAACAAGGATGGCTTTGCGCAGAAGAAGCTTCTGAACGGTCTGAAGGATCCCGCCAAGGCGCTGCTCCCGCCCGAGAAGGCGCTTCAGCTTCTCGGCAATGATGTGCACACGGAAGCCTACTCGGTCGCACGGGCAATCGTGAAGAAGCCACCGAACCAAGAGGCGAGGCGTGAGGCGTTACGTCTGCTCGCAGCCGACGCGAAGTCGGCGCCGCTGTTCGAGAAGGTGCTCCGCGACAAGAAAGAGTTGCGCGAGAACCGGCAGCTCGCAGCCTCTGCATTGCATTCGCTGAACCCGGAAAAGCTGCAACAGCAGGCGCTCAAGATCCTGAAGGACAAATCAGATTATGCGGATATCAAGGCCACCAGCTTGGCCGCGCTGGAACAATTCGGCGACGACGCTGCGCTCGGCAAGGACAAGGCCCTGATGCAGAGCGTCAATCGCTTCAATTCATCCAAGACGCCAGCGAAATACAAGCAGACTGCGCGTCGCTTCCTCAGCAAGTACGGTCAGTAA
- a CDS encoding tyrosinase family protein: MDVELQINNSIAPEARFVTWSPSPCRIRVTNPIGTNAPTVSVRIAGVSAANGGAVRFRSGTTGAFASTLTLTVPTSGATVSFFTAGKFGRPSIHNGDVKIEARVGNTLVGTVALMVRIRKNANNLTNGERDRFIAAFAKLNNQGLGRFADFNNMHKEPGYFQAHAAPGFLPWHRAYLLDLERELQAIDPSVPLPYWRFDQPAPNIFTRDFLGESDANGTVKFRNGNPLEFWQTDNTPGVKRRPDFPTSQAPPNLMNEAQTLALGNQFRVFRSMEGDPHGLAHISFGGSIHDPPTAAKDPLFFLLHCNVDRLWAKWQRQNGRFDPGVASSFDDRPTSRPGHRLNDTMWPWNGITNATDPTRPSTAPGGPLATSPYIAAPGLQPRVRDCIDYHGVVNAASNMGFNYDDVQV; encoded by the coding sequence ATGGACGTCGAACTGCAGATTAATAACAGCATCGCTCCAGAGGCACGGTTCGTTACATGGTCACCGTCTCCGTGCCGGATTCGTGTGACCAATCCCATCGGCACCAATGCGCCAACCGTCAGCGTAAGGATCGCCGGTGTATCGGCGGCAAATGGCGGCGCGGTCAGGTTCCGCAGCGGCACAACCGGAGCGTTCGCGAGCACTCTCACGCTGACCGTCCCGACAAGCGGCGCGACGGTTTCGTTCTTCACGGCCGGGAAGTTCGGCCGGCCGAGTATCCATAACGGCGACGTCAAGATCGAGGCTCGCGTGGGAAACACGCTGGTCGGAACTGTCGCGCTGATGGTGCGCATCCGCAAGAACGCCAACAATCTCACCAATGGTGAGCGCGACCGGTTCATCGCGGCGTTCGCCAAGCTCAATAATCAGGGGCTCGGGCGATTCGCAGATTTCAACAACATGCACAAGGAGCCCGGCTATTTCCAGGCGCACGCCGCGCCTGGCTTCTTGCCCTGGCATCGCGCCTATCTGCTCGACCTTGAGCGCGAGCTTCAAGCAATTGATCCGAGCGTGCCACTGCCCTACTGGCGCTTCGACCAACCCGCTCCGAACATTTTCACACGCGACTTCCTCGGGGAGTCCGACGCGAATGGCACCGTGAAATTCCGCAACGGCAACCCGCTGGAATTCTGGCAAACGGACAACACGCCAGGGGTCAAACGCAGACCGGACTTTCCCACCTCGCAGGCTCCGCCCAATCTTATGAATGAGGCGCAGACGCTGGCACTCGGCAATCAGTTTCGCGTGTTCCGGAGCATGGAAGGTGACCCGCACGGGCTCGCGCATATCAGCTTTGGCGGTTCCATCCACGACCCACCGACCGCGGCAAAAGACCCGCTGTTTTTCCTGCTTCACTGCAACGTCGATCGGTTGTGGGCAAAATGGCAACGTCAGAACGGCCGCTTCGACCCAGGAGTCGCATCATCATTCGATGATAGACCGACCAGTCGGCCGGGCCACAGACTGAACGACACCATGTGGCCCTGGAACGGCATCACCAATGCCACCGACCCCACCCGTCCATCGACGGCACCGGGCGGACCCTTGGCAACATCGCCCTACATCGCGGCGCCGGGCCTGCAACCGCGTGTTCGAGACTGTATCGATTACCACGGCGTCGTTAATGCGGCGTCCAACATGGGATTCAACTATGATGATGTACAGGTCTAG
- the poxB gene encoding ubiquinone-dependent pyruvate dehydrogenase: protein MAINNVADLFVATLEQAGVKRIYGIVGDSLNAITEALRRRGTIEWIHVRHEEVAAFAAAGDAEMTGSLAVCAGSCGPGNLHLINGLFDAHRSRVPVLAIAAQIPSAEIGGGYFQETHPQDLFRECSHYCELISDASQLPFVLENAIRAAVGMRGVAVVAMPGDVAFRAAPKRALSTTRGLALAAPKVVPQADELKALSDLLNGAERITLFCGRGCAGAHAPLMQLAETLKSPIVHALGGKEHVEYDNPYDVGMTGFIGFSSGYAAMHACDALVMLGTDFPYKQFFPSDCQIAQIDIRPENLGRRCRIDLGLVGDVGLTIEALLPLLKSKTQRKHLDDAIAHYKKAREGLDSLAKGTPGAKPIHPQYLAKVISDHASDDAVFTADVGTPTVWAARYLDMNGRRRLIGSFVHGSMANAMPQAIGAQASQPGRQVISLSGDGGFTMLMGDLITLTQMKLPVKVVVFNNGVLGFVALEMKAAGFVDTNVDLENPDFAAMARAMGIFARRVEDPGELPGAMKEMLAHNGPALLDVVTAKQELSMPPTITPEQIKGFSLWVLRAVMNGRGDEVLDLAKTNLLPR, encoded by the coding sequence ATGGCGATCAACAACGTGGCCGATCTGTTCGTGGCAACGCTCGAGCAGGCCGGCGTCAAGCGCATCTATGGCATCGTCGGCGACAGCCTGAACGCGATCACCGAGGCGCTGCGCCGCCGTGGCACGATCGAATGGATTCATGTCCGGCACGAGGAGGTCGCGGCGTTCGCCGCTGCCGGCGACGCCGAGATGACGGGAAGCCTCGCGGTCTGCGCGGGCTCCTGCGGTCCGGGCAATCTGCACCTGATCAACGGCCTGTTCGACGCGCATCGCAGCCGCGTCCCCGTGCTGGCGATCGCGGCGCAGATCCCCTCGGCGGAGATCGGCGGCGGCTATTTCCAGGAAACCCATCCGCAAGACCTTTTCCGCGAATGCAGCCATTATTGCGAACTGATCTCGGATGCGAGCCAGCTTCCTTTCGTGCTGGAGAACGCGATCCGTGCAGCCGTCGGAATGCGCGGTGTTGCGGTCGTCGCGATGCCCGGAGACGTCGCCTTCCGCGCCGCGCCCAAGCGCGCGCTGTCGACGACGCGCGGGCTCGCGCTGGCGGCGCCAAAAGTCGTGCCGCAGGCCGATGAACTGAAGGCGCTATCGGATCTCCTCAACGGCGCCGAGCGCATCACCCTGTTCTGCGGTCGCGGTTGTGCCGGCGCGCACGCGCCGCTGATGCAGCTTGCGGAGACCTTGAAGAGCCCGATCGTGCATGCGCTCGGCGGCAAGGAGCATGTCGAATACGATAATCCCTACGACGTCGGCATGACCGGCTTCATCGGCTTCTCCTCGGGCTACGCCGCCATGCACGCCTGCGACGCGCTCGTGATGCTCGGCACTGATTTTCCCTACAAGCAATTCTTCCCCAGCGATTGCCAGATCGCGCAGATCGACATCCGCCCGGAGAATCTGGGACGGCGGTGCAGGATCGATCTCGGCCTCGTCGGCGACGTCGGGCTCACCATCGAGGCGCTGCTGCCGCTGCTCAAGTCCAAGACGCAGCGCAAGCATCTCGACGATGCCATCGCGCACTACAAGAAGGCGCGCGAAGGGCTGGACTCGCTGGCGAAGGGCACGCCGGGAGCTAAGCCGATCCATCCGCAATATCTGGCAAAGGTCATCAGCGATCATGCCTCTGACGATGCCGTGTTCACCGCCGATGTCGGCACGCCGACGGTGTGGGCCGCGCGCTATCTCGACATGAACGGCCGTCGCCGGCTGATCGGCTCCTTCGTGCACGGCTCGATGGCCAACGCCATGCCGCAGGCGATCGGCGCGCAGGCCTCGCAGCCCGGTCGTCAGGTGATCTCGCTGTCGGGTGACGGCGGCTTCACCATGCTGATGGGCGACCTGATCACGCTGACGCAGATGAAGCTGCCGGTAAAGGTGGTGGTCTTCAACAATGGCGTGCTCGGCTTCGTCGCGCTGGAGATGAAAGCTGCGGGCTTCGTCGATACCAATGTCGATCTGGAGAACCCGGACTTCGCGGCGATGGCGCGCGCGATGGGCATCTTTGCCAGGCGCGTCGAAGATCCCGGCGAGCTCCCGGGCGCCATGAAGGAGATGCTCGCGCACAACGGGCCGGCGCTGCTCGACGTCGTCACCGCCAAGCAGGAGCTGTCGATGCCGCCGACCATCACGCCCGAGCAGATCAAGGGTTTCAGCCTCTGGGTCTTGCGTGCAGTGATGAACGGCCGCGGCGACGAGGTGCTCGACCTCGCGAAGACGAACCTGCTGCCGCGCTAG
- a CDS encoding 2-dehydro-3-deoxy-6-phosphogalactonate aldolase has product MSVPFPPMKRPLVAILRGVKPEETEAIVGVLIEAGMTAIEIPLNSPDPFRSIATAVKQASAGVLIGAGTVLTAADVDRLNDAGGKLMVSPNVDTEVLARAHQHGMVTLPGVFSPTEALLAARSGASGLKFFPASVLGASGIAAIRAVLPAGVMIAAVGGVSDQNFAEYIKGGVTAFGLGSSLYKPGMSAADVASRAKLTITAYDRAIAKD; this is encoded by the coding sequence ATGAGCGTTCCCTTTCCGCCGATGAAGCGGCCGCTGGTCGCGATCCTGCGCGGCGTCAAGCCGGAGGAGACCGAAGCCATCGTCGGCGTGCTGATCGAGGCCGGCATGACCGCGATCGAGATTCCCCTGAACTCGCCCGATCCGTTCCGTTCGATCGCCACCGCCGTGAAGCAGGCGTCGGCGGGCGTGCTGATCGGCGCCGGCACGGTGCTGACCGCTGCAGATGTCGACCGTCTCAATGATGCTGGCGGCAAGCTGATGGTCTCGCCGAATGTCGACACCGAGGTGCTGGCGCGCGCGCACCAGCACGGCATGGTGACGTTGCCGGGCGTGTTCTCGCCGACCGAGGCTCTGCTTGCCGCGCGCTCCGGCGCGTCGGGCCTGAAATTCTTTCCGGCGAGCGTGCTCGGCGCCTCCGGCATTGCCGCGATCCGCGCCGTGCTGCCGGCCGGCGTGATGATCGCCGCCGTCGGCGGCGTCTCCGATCAGAATTTTGCTGAGTACATCAAGGGCGGCGTGACCGCTTTCGGGCTCGGCTCCAGCCTCTACAAGCCCGGCATGTCGGCGGCCGATGTGGCTTCTCGCGCGAAATTGACGATCACGGCCTATGATCGGGCGATTGCGAAAGACTGA
- a CDS encoding 2-dehydro-3-deoxygalactonokinase, with product MTEPAYVAVDWGTSSFRLWLIDRAGKVLAERRSNEGMLAAAKAGFPAVLHSHLTAVEAPEHLPVLVCGMAGAKTGWVEAGYVDTPAPLSAVLKQAARVPGEVRDVRILPGIAQRDARAPDVMRGEETQLLGALGFDAAGEALVCMPGTHSKWVRVKDGTVAHFSTFMTGELFSVVSRETILSLAVAGADDAEDVASFKAAVKAAYEAPAFAANLLFGARSRQLLFGGTPAAARETLSGTLIGVELAAGLSGTVPKTGITLIASGRLAMLYRLAFDALSVTVQPIDADEAVRGGLSMAAAAIWTK from the coding sequence ATGACCGAACCCGCCTATGTCGCGGTGGACTGGGGCACCAGCAGCTTCCGGCTCTGGCTGATCGATCGCGCCGGGAAGGTGCTGGCCGAGCGCCGCAGCAACGAGGGCATGCTGGCCGCGGCCAAGGCCGGCTTCCCCGCCGTGCTGCACTCGCATCTCACGGCTGTCGAGGCACCCGAGCATCTGCCGGTCCTCGTCTGCGGCATGGCCGGTGCCAAGACCGGCTGGGTCGAGGCCGGCTACGTCGATACGCCGGCGCCACTCTCTGCGGTCCTGAAGCAGGCCGCCCGCGTGCCGGGCGAAGTGCGCGACGTCCGCATCCTGCCGGGTATCGCGCAGCGCGACGCCAGGGCGCCGGACGTGATGCGCGGCGAGGAGACACAGCTGCTCGGCGCGCTCGGCTTTGATGCCGCCGGCGAGGCGCTGGTCTGCATGCCCGGCACGCATTCGAAATGGGTGCGCGTGAAGGATGGCACGGTCGCGCATTTTTCCACCTTCATGACGGGCGAGCTCTTCAGCGTGGTCTCGCGCGAGACGATCCTGTCGCTCGCGGTCGCCGGCGCCGACGACGCCGAGGATGTCGCGAGCTTCAAGGCGGCCGTGAAAGCCGCGTACGAAGCGCCTGCCTTTGCGGCTAATCTCCTGTTCGGCGCGCGGTCGCGGCAGCTCTTGTTCGGCGGCACGCCGGCTGCCGCGCGCGAGACACTGTCGGGCACGTTGATCGGCGTCGAGCTGGCGGCGGGGCTCTCCGGCACTGTGCCGAAAACAGGCATCACGCTGATTGCCTCGGGGCGGCTCGCGATGCTGTACCGGCTCGCTTTCGATGCGCTGTCGGTCACTGTGCAGCCGATCGATGCCGATGAAGCCGTCCGCGGCGGCCTGTCGATGGCGGCTGCAGCGATCTGGACGAAGTAG
- a CDS encoding LLM class flavin-dependent oxidoreductase, whose protein sequence is MEIGYFTMPSHPPECGLKEGHDWDLQVLRWLDELGYQEAWIGEHHTAPWEPNPTPDLLIAQALMQTKRLRIGPGGFLLPYHHPAELANRVAMLDHLSEGRLNFGVAASGLPSDWAMFNVDGMSGQNRDMTREALEIILKLWSDPAPFTYKGKFWTVTKPDTMFDFLKPHIKPLQAPHPPIGVAGLSKNSDTLKLAGERGFIPMSLNLNPAYVGSHWDSVEIGAAKTGRKPNRADWRLVREVFVADTDEEAWKLSTGDMMGRMMGEYFLPLLGHFGFKDYLKHAPDVPDSDVTVEYCAKRNWVVGSPATVAEKIEKIYDEVGGFGVLCVFGFDYKHKPEAWHHSLSLLKNEVMPRLKHLGSAQKAA, encoded by the coding sequence ATGGAGATCGGCTATTTCACGATGCCTTCGCATCCGCCGGAATGCGGCCTGAAGGAAGGACACGACTGGGACCTGCAGGTCCTGCGCTGGCTCGACGAGCTCGGCTATCAGGAAGCCTGGATCGGCGAGCACCACACCGCGCCCTGGGAACCCAATCCCACGCCGGACCTGCTGATCGCACAGGCACTGATGCAGACCAAGCGCTTGCGCATCGGACCGGGCGGCTTCCTGCTGCCCTACCATCACCCGGCCGAACTCGCCAACCGCGTCGCGATGCTCGATCATCTCTCCGAAGGCCGGCTCAATTTCGGCGTTGCGGCATCGGGGCTACCGAGCGACTGGGCGATGTTCAACGTCGACGGCATGAGCGGGCAGAACCGCGACATGACCCGCGAGGCGCTGGAGATCATCCTGAAGCTTTGGTCTGATCCCGCACCCTTCACCTACAAGGGCAAGTTCTGGACGGTGACCAAGCCGGACACGATGTTCGACTTCCTCAAGCCTCACATCAAGCCGTTGCAGGCGCCGCATCCGCCAATCGGCGTTGCCGGGCTGTCGAAGAACTCGGACACCCTGAAGCTCGCCGGCGAGCGCGGCTTCATTCCGATGAGCCTCAACCTCAATCCGGCCTATGTCGGCAGCCATTGGGACTCCGTGGAAATCGGCGCCGCCAAGACCGGCCGCAAGCCGAACCGCGCGGACTGGCGGCTGGTGCGCGAGGTGTTCGTCGCCGACACCGACGAGGAGGCCTGGAAGCTCTCGACCGGCGACATGATGGGCCGGATGATGGGTGAGTACTTCTTGCCGCTGCTCGGCCATTTCGGCTTCAAGGACTATCTGAAGCACGCGCCCGATGTGCCCGACAGCGACGTCACCGTCGAATATTGCGCCAAGCGGAACTGGGTCGTCGGCTCGCCCGCGACCGTCGCCGAGAAGATCGAGAAGATCTACGACGAGGTCGGCGGCTTCGGCGTGCTCTGCGTGTTCGGCTTCGACTACAAGCACAAGCCGGAAGCCTGGCACCACTCGCTCTCGCTCCTGAAGAACGAGGTGATGCCGCGCCTGAAGCATCTCGGCTCCGCGCAGAAGGCAGCTTGA
- a CDS encoding flavin reductase family protein, with the protein MSVDAKDFKQAMRQCAGAVALVTVGAEHGTRTGLTVTSACSLSDNPPSLIVCVNRNASAHARIREEGAFAINFLHEDHAGLALTFSGQKGVNGDDRFAFGQWTRGVTGAPVLTDAVAAFDCVLAQEFETTTHSIFVGEVRSASHSATAKPLVYLRGHFHTPQEIRETASLGDLDARHLSWTDFS; encoded by the coding sequence GTGAGCGTCGACGCAAAGGATTTCAAGCAGGCCATGCGCCAATGCGCCGGCGCGGTCGCGCTGGTGACGGTCGGCGCCGAGCACGGCACGCGCACCGGGCTGACGGTGACGTCGGCCTGCTCGCTGTCGGACAATCCGCCGTCGCTGATCGTCTGCGTCAACCGCAACGCCAGCGCACATGCGCGAATCCGCGAGGAGGGCGCCTTCGCGATCAATTTCCTGCACGAGGATCACGCGGGGCTGGCGCTGACCTTCAGCGGCCAGAAGGGCGTCAACGGCGACGACCGGTTTGCGTTCGGGCAATGGACGCGCGGGGTGACCGGCGCCCCGGTGCTGACGGATGCGGTCGCGGCCTTCGACTGCGTGCTGGCCCAGGAGTTCGAGACGACAACGCATTCGATCTTCGTCGGCGAGGTCCGCAGCGCGTCGCATTCGGCCACGGCGAAACCGCTGGTCTATCTGCGCGGCCATTTTCATACCCCGCAGGAAATCCGTGAGACCGCGTCGCTCGGCGACCTCGATGCCCGTCATCTGAGCTGGACGGACTTCTCCTGA
- a CDS encoding FAD-binding protein yields the protein MHAGVSVTATLASATFAGQSPGSPEPQPLKTLPLDDAESRAAAAQDFGHIIQRQPRVVCKPRSSAEIADILRWARRQELKVAARGQGHATYGRAMAEDGIVMDLSALTAIHRVEPDRVVVDAGATWHAVLEATLAKGRAPPVLTNYLGLSVGGTLAVGGIGGSSSRHGLQTDQVLELDIVTGEGVELTCSPTAHAELFDAVRAGLAQCAIITRATLRLMRAPERVRRYLLHYTDLDSLTVDQRRALGDARFDQLQGAVVPDGAGSWRYQMEAGVFYDSSTPPDDKALLAGLADKHEIVSDLTFGDDANAFAKLEKLLRSNGQWFNPHPWLLTYLRGSNALAVANKVIAGLNSDDLGPFGRITYYPMFTGSCRTPLLRLPDEPVVFPFNLIRIPASPDKANADRQVARNRAVYDRIRSAGGMLYPVSALAMSPPDWMDHFGPRWPLLREAKHRHDPGGILTPGYDLF from the coding sequence TTGCACGCCGGCGTCAGCGTCACCGCGACGCTGGCTTCCGCCACCTTTGCCGGACAATCGCCGGGCTCGCCCGAGCCGCAGCCGCTCAAAACCTTGCCTTTAGACGACGCGGAATCCCGCGCAGCCGCCGCGCAGGATTTTGGCCACATCATTCAGAGGCAGCCACGGGTTGTCTGCAAACCCAGGTCGAGCGCCGAGATCGCCGACATCCTGCGCTGGGCAAGGCGACAGGAGCTGAAGGTTGCGGCGCGCGGGCAGGGGCATGCCACTTACGGCCGGGCCATGGCCGAAGACGGCATCGTAATGGACCTCAGCGCGCTCACGGCGATCCACCGGGTCGAACCGGATCGTGTCGTGGTCGATGCCGGTGCGACCTGGCACGCGGTGCTGGAGGCGACCCTGGCCAAAGGGCGCGCGCCGCCGGTGCTGACCAACTACCTTGGCCTGTCCGTCGGCGGCACGCTCGCCGTCGGCGGGATCGGCGGGTCTTCGTCTCGCCACGGTCTGCAGACCGACCAGGTTCTGGAACTCGACATTGTCACCGGCGAGGGTGTGGAGCTGACCTGCTCTCCGACCGCGCATGCCGAGCTCTTCGATGCCGTTCGGGCCGGGCTCGCGCAATGCGCCATCATCACCAGAGCAACACTTCGATTGATGCGCGCACCAGAACGCGTCAGGCGTTATCTACTGCACTATACCGATCTGGATTCACTGACCGTCGATCAGCGGCGCGCCCTGGGCGACGCGCGCTTCGATCAGTTGCAGGGCGCTGTCGTGCCCGATGGCGCGGGCAGCTGGCGCTATCAGATGGAAGCGGGCGTGTTCTATGACAGCAGCACGCCTCCCGACGACAAGGCCTTGCTGGCGGGCCTGGCCGACAAGCACGAGATCGTCTCCGACCTGACCTTCGGCGATGACGCCAATGCATTTGCCAAGCTCGAGAAGCTGCTGCGGTCAAACGGCCAATGGTTCAATCCGCATCCCTGGCTGCTGACCTATCTACGCGGCAGCAACGCGCTGGCGGTCGCCAACAAGGTCATTGCCGGGTTGAACAGTGATGATCTCGGCCCGTTCGGGCGGATCACCTACTATCCGATGTTCACGGGCAGCTGCCGTACGCCTCTGCTTAGGCTGCCCGACGAACCCGTCGTCTTCCCGTTCAATCTCATCCGCATTCCGGCATCGCCAGACAAGGCGAATGCGGACCGGCAGGTCGCGCGCAATCGTGCAGTTTACGATCGCATTCGCAGCGCCGGCGGCATGCTGTATCCGGTCAGCGCGCTTGCGATGTCGCCACCGGATTGGATGGATCATTTCGGCCCGCGATGGCCGCTGCTGCGCGAGGCAAAGCACCGTCACGACCCGGGCGGCATTCTCACGCCCGGATATGATCTGTTCTAG